A segment of the Chryseobacterium scophthalmum genome:
TAAATCTAATGAAGTCGATATTATTCTGCTCGATATTTCTTTACCCGACATCAGCGGAATTCAGCTATGTGAAGAAATAAAAAAAATATCTCCGAATACATCGGTCATTATGTTTAGTAACCGTTCGGAAAGAAGTATTATCATGCAGTGTATACAAAATGGAGCCAGCGGTTATTTATTGAAAAATGTGTCTCTGGAAGAATTGATGGAATGTTTTCACGGCGCACTTTCCGGAAATATTGTTTTCTGTAACGAAACCAAAAACATCATCAGTAAACCTTCGCCACAGGAATTAACCACTACTCCACGTTTAACAAAACGTGAGAAACAGATCCTACAGTTTTTAGCAAAAGGAAAAACAAGCAATGAGATTGCAGACGAACTTTTTTTAAGCCCATTAACTGTTG
Coding sequences within it:
- a CDS encoding response regulator transcription factor, which gives rise to MQSHKINIVIVDDHPIVIEGLKIMLSDKPFFHIAKTFTNGGEVIQFIKSNEVDIILLDISLPDISGIQLCEEIKKISPNTSVIMFSNRSERSIIMQCIQNGASGYLLKNVSLEELMECFHGALSGNIVFCNETKNIISKPSPQELTTTPRLTKREKQILQFLAKGKTSNEIADELFLSPLTVDTHRKNLLQKFGAKNSAELVHIAVQQNMILE